A window of Primulina huaijiensis isolate GDHJ02 chromosome 9, ASM1229523v2, whole genome shotgun sequence contains these coding sequences:
- the LOC140984647 gene encoding C-terminal binding protein AN-like → MPHRNISTTQSHPLPLLVTLNCIEDAALEQQCLSGIARVEHVPLSRLAESRIESAAAVLLHSLAFLPRAAQRRLRPWQLILCLGSTDRAVDSALASDLGLSRMIHVDVSRAEEVADTVMALMLGLLRRTHLLSRHALSASGWLGSVQPLCRGMRRCRGLVLGIVGRSASATSLANRSLAFKMSVLYFDVHEDNGRMSRSSLTFPAAARRMDTLNDLLAASDLISLHCALTNETTQIINGDCLQHVKPGAFLVNTGSSQLLDDCAVKQLLIDGTLAGCALDGAEGPQWMEAWVREMPNVLILPRSADYSEEVWMEIREKAISILQNFFMDNVIPQNAVSDDEEELESAVGFANEHHHLLDNETSFRGSVCDRVVEDIQLTAESSQKKVINESKEASSHTQGSVLSQNTSNRSEIKRSRSSKKAKKRHGRQKSQHKADESLTFEKASTSYKEDDANMSGTDQVLSSSSRFASPEDSRNRKTSIDSKAESPPELILTPHIELSEKSGELLKDGYIIALHAKDRPALHISRLRVQGGGWFLDTLPNVTKRDPAAQFLVEFRSKDSVGFRSFAAGGKLLQINRRMEFVFASHNFDVWESWRIEGSLEDCKLVNCRNPLAMLDVRVEIVASIGEDGVTRWLD, encoded by the exons ATGCCTCATCGCAACATCTCCACTACTCAGTCTCATCCCCTCCCTCTGCTGGTAACGCTCAATTGCATCGAGGACGCTGCACTTGAACAGCAATGCTTGTCGGGAATCGCGCGCGTGGAGCACGTGCCTCTGAGCAGGCTGGCCGAGTCGCGGATCGAATCTGCGGCGGCTGTTCTTCTCCACTCGCTCGCGTTCCTCCCACGCGCTGCCCAGCGGCGGCTCCGCCCTTGGCAGTTGATTCTCTGCCTCGGTTCGACCGACCGCGCTGTTGATTCAGCCTTAGCTTCCGACCTTGGCTTGAGCCGGATGATCCACGTTGACGTGAGCCGTGCGGAGGAGGTGGCGGATACCGTGATGGCGCTTATGTTGGGACTCCTTAGGCGGACGCATCTGTTGTCGAGGCACGCGCTCTCGGCTTCGGGGTGGCTCGGCTCGGTGCAGCCACTTTGTCGTGGAATGCGCCGATGTCGTGGTCTGGTGTTGGGGATTGTTGGTAGATCTGCCTCTGCGACGTCTTTGGCTAATAGGAGCTTGGCGTTTAAGATGagtgtgctttattttgatgttcACGAG GACAATGGTAGAATGAGTAGGTCTTCATTGACATTCCCAGCTGCAGCCAGGAGAATGGATACTCTAAATGACTTGCTTGCTGCAAGTGATCTCATATCTCTGCACTGTGCTCTGACGAATGAAACAACTCAAATTATTAATGGAGATTGTTTGCAACACGTAAAGCCTG GGGCATTTCTTGTGAATACTGGTAGCAGCCAGCTGCTGGATGATTGTGCTGTGAAACAACTGTTGATTGATGGCACGCTTGCTGGCTGTGCCCTGGATGGTGCTGAAGGGCCACAGTGGATGGAAGCATGG GTGAGGGAAATGCCCAATGTTCTGATACTTCCTCGAAGTGCAGATTATAGTGAAGAAGTGTGGATGGAGATAAGAGAAAAGGCAATTTCCATTTTACagaattttttcatggataatgtCATCCCACAAAATGCTGTATCTGATGATGAGGAGGAATTGGAAAGTGCTGTGGGATTTGCAAATGAACACCATCATTTACTTGACAATGAAACTTCATTCCGAGGTTCTGTCTGTGATAGAGTGGTCGAAGATATTCAGTTAACAGCTGAAAGCTCCCAGAAAAAGGTTATTAATGAATCAAAAGAGGCATCATCCCATACCCAAGGTTCTGTTTTGTCTCAAAATACTTCCAATAGATCAGAAATAAAGCGAAGCAGATCGAGTAAGAAGGCTAAAAAGAGGCACGGGCGCCAAAAATCACAGCATAAAGCAGACGAATCTTTGACTTTTGAAAAAGCGAGTACTTCTTACAAAGAAGATGATGCTAATATGAGTGGCACAGATCAGGTGTTGAGCTCCAGTTCACGTTTTGCTTCTCCTGAGGATTCACGGAACAGGAAGACATCAATTGACTCAAAAGCAGAATCACCTCCAGAGCTTATCCTGACACCACACATAGAACTCAGTGAAAAGTCTGGTGAACTGCTGAAAGACGGTTATATCATTGCTTTACACGCCAAAGATCGTCCTGCGCTTCATATCTCTAGGCTAAGAGTTCAAGGTGGTGGTTGGTTCCTTGACACGTTGCCAAATGTGACAAAAAGAGATCCTGCTGCACAGTTCCTTGTTGAATTCAGAAGCAAG GATTCAGTTGGTTTTAGATCATTTGCAGCTGGAGGAAAACTTTTACAG ATCAATAGAAGGATGGAATTTGTATTTGCTAGCCACAACTTCGATGTTTGGGAGAGTTGGAGAATTGAAGGTTCTCTGGAAGATTGTAAGTTGGTGAACTGCAGAAATCCTCTG GCCATGTTGGATGTGCGTGTTGAAATTGTTGCATCCATAGGCGAAGATGGTGTCACCCGCTGGCTTGACTAG
- the LOC140984510 gene encoding uncharacterized protein isoform X2 → MATLLSFKPVLICPSPTIHSNHLIFSPDYCQKVYKFRCCAKNTTNQDSEPENLLLKIAWYGSEFLGIAASFLRSPTRTEDAGGGRVSELFVDGFGKIDRAVVVAAIKEDFQRSYFVTGNLALDAYEEDCEFADPAGSFRGLSRFKRNCTNFGYLLEKSNMKLMKWEDFEEKGIGHWRFICVMSFPWKPILSGVYSTHNSCRQRILSLLFNYWLYRVLL, encoded by the exons ATGGCCACTTTACTTTCATTCAAACCCGTACTTATCTGTCCCTCTCCAACCATACATTCTAACCATCTGATTTTTAGTCCTGATTATTGCCAAAAAGTGTACAAATTCCGATGCTGTGCAAAAAACACAACGAATCAAGATTCTGAACCTGAAAACTTGCTGCTCAAAATCGCCTGGTATGGCTCTGAATTTCTTGGTATAGCTGCTTCCTTCCTTCGTTCTCCAACGAGAACCGAGGATGCAGGAGGAGGCCGTGTCTCAGAGCTTTTTGTTGATGGGTTTGGAAAGATTGATCGGGCTGTGGTTGTGGCAGCCATCAAAGAGGACTTTCAAAGATCATACTTTGTCACTG GAAATCTGGCACTTGATGCTTATGAAGAGGATTGTGAATTTGCTGATCCAGCCGGTTCCTTTCGAGGGCTAAGTCGATTCAAAAGAAACTGTACCAATTTTGGTTATCTCCTCGAAAAGTCAAATATGAAACTCATGAAATGGGAGGATTTTGAG GAGAAAGGAATTGGGCACTGGCGGTTTATTTGTGTCATGTCATTTCCTTGGAAGCCCATTCTTTCAGGTGTATATTCAACTCACAACTCATGTAGGCAGAGAATTTTGAGTCTGTTATTCAA CTACTGGTTATACAGAGTATTACTTTGA
- the LOC140984510 gene encoding uncharacterized protein isoform X1 encodes MATLLSFKPVLICPSPTIHSNHLIFSPDYCQKVYKFRCCAKNTTNQDSEPENLLLKIAWYGSEFLGIAASFLRSPTRTEDAGGGRVSELFVDGFGKIDRAVVVAAIKEDFQRSYFVTGNLALDAYEEDCEFADPAGSFRGLSRFKRNCTNFGYLLEKSNMKLMKWEDFEEKGIGHWRFICVMSFPWKPILSATGYTEYYFDEKSGKICRHVEHWNVPKMTLLKQILKPSRGLFSSKSSK; translated from the exons ATGGCCACTTTACTTTCATTCAAACCCGTACTTATCTGTCCCTCTCCAACCATACATTCTAACCATCTGATTTTTAGTCCTGATTATTGCCAAAAAGTGTACAAATTCCGATGCTGTGCAAAAAACACAACGAATCAAGATTCTGAACCTGAAAACTTGCTGCTCAAAATCGCCTGGTATGGCTCTGAATTTCTTGGTATAGCTGCTTCCTTCCTTCGTTCTCCAACGAGAACCGAGGATGCAGGAGGAGGCCGTGTCTCAGAGCTTTTTGTTGATGGGTTTGGAAAGATTGATCGGGCTGTGGTTGTGGCAGCCATCAAAGAGGACTTTCAAAGATCATACTTTGTCACTG GAAATCTGGCACTTGATGCTTATGAAGAGGATTGTGAATTTGCTGATCCAGCCGGTTCCTTTCGAGGGCTAAGTCGATTCAAAAGAAACTGTACCAATTTTGGTTATCTCCTCGAAAAGTCAAATATGAAACTCATGAAATGGGAGGATTTTGAG GAGAAAGGAATTGGGCACTGGCGGTTTATTTGTGTCATGTCATTTCCTTGGAAGCCCATTCTTTCAG CTACTGGTTATACAGAGTATTACTTTGATGAAAAATCTGGAAAAATATGCAG GCATGTGGAACATTGGAATGTACCCAAAATGACTCTTTTGAAGCAAATCTTAAAGCCTAGCAGGGGATTATTTAGCAGTAAATCTAGCAAGTAG
- the LOC140984510 gene encoding uncharacterized protein isoform X3: protein MATLLSFKPVLICPSPTIHSNHLIFSPDYCQKVYKFRCCAKNTTNQDSEPENLLLKIAWYGSEFLGIAASFLRSPTRTEDAGGGRVSELFVDGFGKIDRAVVVAAIKEDFQRSYFVTGNLALDAYEEDCEFADPAGSFRGLSRFKRNCTNFGYLLEKSNMKLMKWEDFEEKGIGHWRFICVMSFPWKPILSVIFQCSYWLYRVLL from the exons ATGGCCACTTTACTTTCATTCAAACCCGTACTTATCTGTCCCTCTCCAACCATACATTCTAACCATCTGATTTTTAGTCCTGATTATTGCCAAAAAGTGTACAAATTCCGATGCTGTGCAAAAAACACAACGAATCAAGATTCTGAACCTGAAAACTTGCTGCTCAAAATCGCCTGGTATGGCTCTGAATTTCTTGGTATAGCTGCTTCCTTCCTTCGTTCTCCAACGAGAACCGAGGATGCAGGAGGAGGCCGTGTCTCAGAGCTTTTTGTTGATGGGTTTGGAAAGATTGATCGGGCTGTGGTTGTGGCAGCCATCAAAGAGGACTTTCAAAGATCATACTTTGTCACTG GAAATCTGGCACTTGATGCTTATGAAGAGGATTGTGAATTTGCTGATCCAGCCGGTTCCTTTCGAGGGCTAAGTCGATTCAAAAGAAACTGTACCAATTTTGGTTATCTCCTCGAAAAGTCAAATATGAAACTCATGAAATGGGAGGATTTTGAG GAGAAAGGAATTGGGCACTGGCGGTTTATTTGTGTCATGTCATTTCCTTGGAAGCCCATTCTTTCAG TTATATTTCAATGCAGCTACTGGTTATACAGAGTATTACTTTGA
- the LOC140984510 gene encoding uncharacterized protein isoform X4, with the protein MATLLSFKPVLICPSPTIHSNHLIFSPDYCQKVYKFRCCAKNTTNQDSEPENLLLKIAWYGSEFLGIAASFLRSPTRTEDAGGGRVSELFVDGFGKIDRAVVVAAIKEDFQRSYFVTGNLALDAYEEDCEFADPAGSFRGLSRFKRNCTNFGYLLEKSNMKLMKWEDFEEKGIGHWRFICVMSFPWKPILSGMWNIGMYPK; encoded by the exons ATGGCCACTTTACTTTCATTCAAACCCGTACTTATCTGTCCCTCTCCAACCATACATTCTAACCATCTGATTTTTAGTCCTGATTATTGCCAAAAAGTGTACAAATTCCGATGCTGTGCAAAAAACACAACGAATCAAGATTCTGAACCTGAAAACTTGCTGCTCAAAATCGCCTGGTATGGCTCTGAATTTCTTGGTATAGCTGCTTCCTTCCTTCGTTCTCCAACGAGAACCGAGGATGCAGGAGGAGGCCGTGTCTCAGAGCTTTTTGTTGATGGGTTTGGAAAGATTGATCGGGCTGTGGTTGTGGCAGCCATCAAAGAGGACTTTCAAAGATCATACTTTGTCACTG GAAATCTGGCACTTGATGCTTATGAAGAGGATTGTGAATTTGCTGATCCAGCCGGTTCCTTTCGAGGGCTAAGTCGATTCAAAAGAAACTGTACCAATTTTGGTTATCTCCTCGAAAAGTCAAATATGAAACTCATGAAATGGGAGGATTTTGAG GAGAAAGGAATTGGGCACTGGCGGTTTATTTGTGTCATGTCATTTCCTTGGAAGCCCATTCTTTCAG GCATGTGGAACATTGGAATGTACCCAAAATGA